ACACACCCAGCCAAAGACACTAGAGAGCAGTCGAAACCTTATTAAAAGCGCAATAAATTGGAAAGTTGATAACCGCAGGGGAAatgggttatatatatatatatatatatatatatatatatatatataaaatcacaaCATCTTAAACTCCTCTTATCGGCCTTATTATTGAACAAATGAGAGTTGATATATTAACACGCTCACATTCATATATTTAAGTCCTTTCTTTCATCCCTTGCTATCTGCAGCAGTAGGGGGACCGGGTTGACAGGGACTCGGATTTGCGCTAACTAGCTATCGATCGCGCCAGGACGCACAGGAATAAAAAAAGGGAGAAGGGGCAGGGAAAAAGGAGTGCAACAGAAGACGCACTAGAGTAGAAGACAAATGCAAAATAAGGGCTTCCAACAAGCCAATTTACGTCCTTGTCTGGCAGCGCTTCGTCGGGAATGCTGATGCGCATCCGCACGGTCTGCATCCGCCGGTGtagcgcagattcccgcagttctgcacaCATCTGCACAATCCCGCAggtcccattggtggagccgcgcagaactgcggaaatctgcgctggAAGTGTGCGAGCAGCGCCTCCAACCCTGCGCCCCGGAGCGCAGCGCTAACCAGCACAAAGCAGCCGCGGTGTAGGCGCTACCGTGCGGGTGAAAAGCTCATCACTGGCCATCCCGACCCTGGCTATCAAACGATGCGTGTCTCCTTCTGTACACAAGCCTTTGTTAGTGCTGCCTCACTTTCCCATAGAGAAAAGACTACAGGAACATGTCAAAAAGTAGCTTTAGGTTATtgcatgcattatatatatatatatagttgatataaatacaatgcaaataataataataataataataataataataataataatactatatgctacacacactaatatatatgtgcgcttgtttgtgtgtattatgTTTTGCGACACgggttattattttaaatttagatCAATATTCTTGGTCTCTGTTAGATATTATTACAATACAGTGTCATATACATGcgtggaaataattcaaatatatgGATAGATTTATTCAATCATAATAGGCAATGTGGTGCACATTTAATTCATGTGTTAAATAAACAACGTCCAAAAGATTAACCGTCTATGCGCTTAATCTAAAATATCCATCGTGTGTGGTGTATAgtattagtatttttattttttttagattataattaaatataatacaactTAAACCCCTTTAGCATATTAATCCTACATTCATGTAAATTACAGCATTTATCTTTTAACCGGGTATATAGTGTATTTGTGTAGAAGCGACCGATCTAGATTCATATACACAAGCTCACCAATATGGAGAATTAAAAAGTTAGGTTTAGCAATGCGagaaattatgtaaataacAATATGCCCTTTCACACAGACCACCAAATATTTTCTTCACAtagcattaaataataaaaagttaGTTTTGTGGATTGATAGCAGGCCgctacattaaacattaaatggCTTTAAATTCATTATGTGCGAGTTAATTGTTAATTGCAGTCCATGAGCCTGAACTGGTAAATCAAATTAATACGAAGCCATCTTTAGACCTGTAGATGCCTACGAAATTAAATCCACTTTAATGATACcgatattaaaacaaatgtgttgaaAACCAATGTTTTATTCAATCACAGTTAACCCGttttttataatattaataaaacgtgtgtttttttttaatattctgttGTGTACGTATTAATAAggtttttttacatatattttccaTAAGTAAACAGAAGCATTTCAATCTAAAtgaatgaaaagaagaaaattatCTTCCAATAAATAAGGAAAATTATTATTCAAGTAATTAGAATATACGTATGAATCGTTCTATTACTAATTATTAATATGTTGTGGGGGGAGATAATTTCCGtaagtaacattttttttaaatagtctcTATTATGCTtatcaaaaatatgttttaatagccatatacagtatatataactGATGCTTACataaaaaatatgttaaataatAGAATAATAGAAGTTAAAGCTTGATGTATAAATCCCATTAGTGTCGGCACGGGTGCGTACGTGGGATATTGACTTTGGATCAGATTAGACCAGGGAACCCCCAACTGAGAAGAGTTTTATCAATTCCTTAATCGCAACAATTTGGTCATTAAAAGGTGAGATAATCCTCTTTTATGTaaactccccccacccccactcaaAAAAGCAATGCACTTTATCCAATCAGATTATCCCTAGTAATAACCAAAGCAAACTGAGATACCAAGGAGAGACAAAAGCATCAGGATCCCACAGAGAAACTGATCTTCCAAGAGCTAGAAACGGCTTCAGATAGATTAACAACTTAGAGAAATATttactttcttttcctttcattcgtttttttttcttcctcccccAAATATTATATCCACATCCCCTTCTACAAACTAAGGACATTTTTCTTAGCACATTAGAACCCACTAATAGGACATCTTAAACCTAATTGAATTTTAAGAATGGCAAAGCATTTACTTCCCTTCCAGATGCTTTGTCTGAAAAACCCCCACACCTCCTCGGAAGAAAAGGCCCTGCTTACCTCCCCTGAACTGCGCTCATGGTTTTCACACCCGTCTCTGAAACAATCGTTTCCAGGTTTAACCTGCAGATAAACACCTTTTGAATTTAGAGATATAATAACTTCCTTGTGCCGTGGTTACTTGCCGAGTTCACAGGGAGATGTATAGTAGTAGCCTGGGCCACTCGGAGGTTGCCATGAAATCCTGACGATGGTTTTAATGATGTTTAACACCGCTGATCATattttggaaagcaaaaacccAATACCAGCAGAAAACAAGCTAACACCATGTTATGGAATTTGACAAAGTAACTTAATCTTATTACCACCAAGAACATAATATCTTACCtgatgttgtttgtttgttttagattttttttttttatttacttattgatTTTACCACTTtccaacaaaaataatgaattgtgtTTTATCATTTAGAATTCCTTTAAATAGCTTGCGTAATTACGCACAGTTcgtgtattattttaaaatgaaataagcaTAAATTTCACTACGTTACTATGTAACTTCCCAAAACAACATTGAGATTTTCAAAAGTATAATTTCAAttagatatttaaatacatgtattatatatacacatatatattttatatataatattatatgttatatataatgtgttgtATATTAGTCTACAGTAGTGCAGAATAGATAACATGAAAAGCAttgaataaaaatgcttttttctttctttcttcctttctttctttcttcctttgcaAAGTCTGGTAGGGTGAAATTTAACATCACTGTCACCCATCCCTAATAAAAACACTTAACTGTTAAGGGAAACACAGCAGGCATGCAACCAATTCATCATGCTTTCATTAAGATTGCAAATTAGGTTAccttctttgttgttattctgggGCTTTGTTTTTTCCCAGGGTGCCATGGGCTTGTCGTCCTCCTGTCCCTCGATCAAGGACTTATCGTTGGGAATATACCAGGTGGCATGTTGCTCCGCCATCAGAGAATCAAGGTCAATAGTGCTCATGGCGTTTTTGCCACTGTCCGTGCCACAACTGGGCAGCTCATTGTCTGCGTTCTGACTGGGACAGTCAGCTTTCTTGTTTTTCATGGCCAGAGGCTGATCTTCTGATATGCTGAACTGTTGCCTCTGAAGCTGAATCTGTGCCTGGAGAATTTCTAAAGGGTGAATCTCATCCTGCGTGGATGTGCTTGACGGTGTGCGGACCTGCTCCATGCCAGGGGTACCAGGATGCCCAGCCCCACTGTTGTTTAGCCCGTAGCTGTCTGGGGTAGAGGTAGTGTTATTTAGAATGCTGAGACCCATTTGCTTTTGTCCATTCATCAGTCCGTGGTCTCCTCGTTGGATTTTTGGGGAGCTTGTGACCATAGGGCTCCGGTTAGGTTTGGACATGTTGTTGTCCGAGCTGGAGGACACCTCGTCTTCGTTGCCATAGTTGGTACTGACGTCGTCTGGAAAGTCCACATGCGGCGAGCTGCCGTCGGACTTGGTGACACTTTGGATCCCACTATCCAGAGAAGACATGAGATCTGGCTGGTCACTCAGAAGCAAATCGCTTCCCTTTCCCCAGGAAGGGGAGGTGAGGGGCTTTTCGTGGGGTGTGCCACCACCTCGCTCAGCAGTGCTGGCAGGTGGCCCCTGCTGGCCTGGACTTACAACAGGGTTGCCATTgtcagaggggaaaaaaattcCGGGGCTCACATGCCCACTGTCCCTTtttctcctccccctccctctcccactccctGTTGTTGGTTTCCCCTCACTCCCCGGGGTAGGGTCCATATTGTAGTTTGGGGAGAGGGTCGTGGCTTCCCCCTGAACCGGCTGGCTTGTGCCACTTTGACCTGTAGGCTTACTGTTACTATTCCCAGCACCGGGCATCTGACTGTTCTGAGAAGCACTGCTCTGGAAATACTCCGGCCCAGCGTTGCCATTTCCACTCGTGCTGCTGCTATTTATGTCCTGCTCAGTTTGACTCAGTTTTCTCTTGCCCTCATTTTGGCTCTTTTTGTTAAATGTTACATTGAGGTTTGGGGCCCCCAGGCTGGCAATCATATTCTGGCAAGCCGTGGAAAGAGCTGCCAGGCAACTCTGACCAAACATGTTATCTTTTGAACTGGTTTTGCTGAAGGAACCAAGAGACAGGGCCCCCAACTTACTGACAGAGGGGCGCTGTCCTGGGGTAAATTCAGACTGGGGAGGGTAGTTTCCTGGTGATGCATTTACCCCTGGGGGGTTGTTGTGGGGGGGGCCCTGCCGGTTCGCTCCAAAAGGAAAACTGGGTTGTGCCCCCATAGGGGGTGCAGGGAAATCACCGGGTCTCCGGTCTGAGGGTGCGTTTGGAAGCCCAACGCCTGCCCCAGGAGACTGCATTTGTGAAAGACTGCCCATGTTATTTCCAAACTGTGAGTGCATGCCAGGCGAATGCAAAGCCTGTACATGGCCATCTCCTGGCATCCTCATTGGCTCCTGCATGCCCATTCCATTGACACCAGGCCGAAAAAGCATATTGGAGCCATTCTGCTGCAGACCCATGTCATGAGGGCTGGCCTCCCCAGGGACGCTGGAGCTTCCCATTCTCCGCTGGAGCATTTCTCCTGGCTGATGGGGCCCTGGAAACCAGGTATTCTCCTGAGGCATGTGGGGGTTCTGGGAATCAAAGCTGGCCATCCTTCCCCCGCCCTCCCTTTCAAAGTTTGGCTGAGGCATATTTCCCACTTGGCCCCCATGCACCATGCTGTTTTGACTGACATCCCCATGGTGACCCAACTGCTGGAGATTAGGCTGTCTCATTCTCTGCTGTTGATTTCTGGAAGCCATTTGTTTAATCATCATAGCTGCGTTTTGGCGTTGCTGCATGGATTGTTGATCTGGGCCTGCATGCTGGAGAGGGGGGCCTGGTGGGAATCCTTCTGGAACAGGGGGGGTGAACTCCCCAGGAAGACCAGGGTAGGCAGATGGAGAAAGGTGGTTCTCCATGCCTGGCGGGTTGTGCAAGTTGCTGTTCCAGGTAGCACAGTTCTCAGCGTTGTGGTTATTTGGGAAATCAAACCTGGGCCTCTTTGCCACATTCAAATAAGGCGAGTCAAAGTGTTGCAGTCTTTGATTTGGAGGCTGCTGAGGCGGCTGCTGCTGCATATTAAACATAGGGTCTCCGTACGGATGCATATTTCTGTTCTCCAGTCTGTGAATGGGATATTCAAACTGGTTGTGTTGGCCGGGCATCATCACTCCATTGTCCTGCATGCCGGGGTTGGCAGTGCTGGACTCAGACTGGGGCGGCCTAGGAATAGCTGGAGGGCAAGAGTTCTGTCTGGCAAGCAAGccagcctgctgctgctgcatcaAAGGGTGCCTGGCATTGACCCCCGGCTCCATGCCCACAGCCATCTTCCGTCCATTTCCAAACCTTTCAAAGAAAACGCCATGCTGctgcggctgctgctgctgctggtggaCTTTGGAAATCCCTGGCATGCCTGGTGCTCTTGGCATGGCGGGGTTGCCAGGGAAGCTGCTACCAGCTACCTGTCTGCCTGGCCCGTAATGGGGAAGCTGGGATTCGGATTCAGAGGGGGAAAATACAGGCACATCAAAGTGTCCCGAAGGGGTTTCGCTGGGGTAACTGTATTCCAAATTCTCCACGCCTCCCTGCGGGGGCATCCTCCTGGGCTCTCGGCTGTGGGCATCCGAGGAGGTGGAGGAAGGAAGCCCGTGGAAGGAAGCAGCCCGGTTAGGCGACTGATCCAACGGGAGGCAGGGCGCTGGGACTGCGTGGCTGCTGTTCTGGGAACTGTGGTGCTGGAACTCGGGCATGTTGTTCGagcgctgctgctgttgctgctgctgctgctgctgctgctggccaAAGCCCTCCCCCGTTTGATTTTCGGCAAGGGGCTCGAAGCCTTCTGCAAAGTTCTGCTGGGGTCCAATGGCACTGTTGTTGTAACCCATAAGCCGGCCCCCGTGCAGACACGACGCACTGGGGTCCGGGCCGTTGAAATTCCCCGCAAAATGAGGATGGTGCTGATGGGCGTGGGGGTGGTGGCCATGAGGGTGGCCGTGGTGAGGTTGCTGGTTGTTAAAGAAGCCGTGCATTGGCTGTTGCTGCAGCCCCCCGGCGTGCATTTCAGCGTGGCCCCGCGGGTGGAAGCCGTACTGCTCCCCGTTCAGGTTCATGTTGAGTCCCAGCATCGGAGGCTCGTTCAGGGGACCCATGCCCTGCTCCACCGCTCCAGGCGGCCCCGCGGCGTGGAAAGCCGGGCTCTTGTAGTGGGAGCTCATGTTCAGTCTAGGCTGGTTTAAGTTTCTCTCTCCTTGGCCAGCGTTTCTGCTATTAATCTGAGTCTCAAACTGCTCCAGCCCAAACATACTTCCCCACGATCAATCCCGCATGACAGCCAGCTCGCCCTGCTACGGCTGGTGTGGCGCAATCTCCAGGTTTCTCAAAAATGCGCGTTAAGagggaaaataataatcaaaaatagcaatcatttaaaaaacaaaaccaaaccaaaaataaaaaaaacgcaAATAACTGGAATTGAAAATAATCCCAATATCAAGTGCCCTAAAAAAAACGAAACCCTAATTGTGAAGGCTAATATAAAACTCACCCCCGAAGTTCACATTTTGCAGCGTGGAGATCTCTGCATTGCTCGTGTGGATTTAAACTCTTGTCTTCTGTTATcctttcaaacaaacaaaaagtctgACAAACGATgcagagttgttgttttttttaaagcacaaaatATCCCACACTCGTTTCCGCGTAAAGTTCACAAGCAATAGGATTCCTTACGCGTTACTGTCCAGCGCCGCCACTTTGGAGcgccaagaaaacaaaagcaagttatttgaatgatttcaaaaataaatgtgctgcAATTTCGTATTCCCTTGTCTTTCAGGACATCCCTTTCTTCCCCGCAAAAGTTAGAAAACAAAGATATCCATTCCCTGTGTGCCTACAGTGACAGGTACAACAAAACTTGCCAGCGAACACCTTTCATGCAATGTCCCCAGTCTGCTTTTCTTTCCTCCTTTTTCAGTCCCACTCCAGGTAATGTCAAATGTCCCAGTTGCGTGCGTGTTGAGTCTCAGTTAGAGCCTCCTGGATACTTTCGTCCATCCCTTTCTGGATTATCCACAATTCGCATGCATCTCATGCGCAAAAGCTGTCCTAAACACCAGGTTTTTGTTATAATTGACTTGATGCAACTAACTGGTATCAATCAGCGTCCTCCGATAGTGTCAATCTTTCTTTTTCTGCCGATGATCAACCATGCACAAGACAGGACGCAAGAAATCCGATGTCATGGAGCACACTGCTTGTGTTTTTTGTCCTTAGCCCCGGTGCGCTGATCCCATTATCCGCGCTCTACTGTGCGCAACTGCCAGGTCGGTACTTGCTCCTGATCATTGCGCACAGAGCCtctttccttctttctctctctctctttcttctcctctgtttctctctcctgaCTCTGGTGTCTCTCCCCTCCAGTAGGAGGAATCCGGTGTGAgatcagactctctctctctctcgctggcACTGTGAGATCACCGTGCTGGAGCAGCAGCAACAAGTTTTGCATTTCTGCCATCAATCGCAGCCATCGCCTCCTCGCCAATCGCAGCCtcccctgccctccccagcaCCGAGGGAGGGACCAGCTCTTAAGGTGGTCTAAAGTCGCTCAAGCCCGGAGACAAAAACTTACTTTGCACGTTTTAGCTTAAAAGAAACTTTACCCAGTATTTCACAGCAAATCaggtgttgtattttttttcttcttccattgtatttgtataatgtgtactgttttcatatttttacatGACGTCACATCCCTCCGtgtctttttgtattattattattattgcaaagcCCTGTGTGCTGTTCTTATCAGAAGGACATAGAAGTTAAACATAACATAAAACCCAATTCCGTTTATGTCTAGGCAATTATTTTCCTTGCACGTTACTCATTCCGATTGAAGGTACTTTGAAACGGAGACGTTGGGAGTCTACTTTATTCCTTATTTACGTCaagtaatacatacatacatattttatatatatatatatatatatatatatatatatatatatatatatatatatatattaaagtctCCGATCAGCCGATGAATAGAAATGCAATGAGCAGGACAATGGCTTTGGTTAAACAAATGTGGGGAATAATCACTGTCTTAGCTTTTATATTGCTAATGCACTATAAACAGTATATTACCATTTTCTATTCAAATTAATTCTCTTATTTGCATAATTCTGTTTACCTTTTAAATTAATCCCGTACAGTGGCATTCATCTAATTGTATATTGCCTAGCTGGAGAGCTAACGTAGCCCCGGAGTACGGTTTGAACAATaagttatattatatacatatatagtgtgtgcaCCTGGTTGGATAGGAAGTAGCCAGCAAACAATATTGAGTTGCTATCACGTTGTGAGAACATGGAGTGTTGAATCTACACCCGTAAATATTCATGACACGTTGTTTAAGGATCAATGCAATGCGTTATAATTACATCAAGTATGTAGTAGCCTTCAAACATTAAAAGTGTAAGCTCTGTCGCAGATAACACCCCGCACATGTCTGCAAAAGAAACGCCGGTCCGGCAGAGCATATTGCAAAGCTAGCATTAAAACTGCCCTGGCAAAAATGTTATGCATCCGAGAACAACACTCATCCGTCAGTTTCTagttaacatttatttaacatttaacactTAACATTGAGCGCATTAAAAGtgaataataatggtaatactactactactactactactaaatagATGTATTCGGGAACTCATGCCCCAGTCTGGGTGCAGCACAGTTAACAACGCAGGGGGTAGAATCTGTTCATTTCTATCCACATGGCCAGTGTCTCCCGGTTATGTCAAAACGAGCATGAAGACAGAGCTGCGTGTGGCTGTGCTACACACTGCCTACACACTGCCTACACACTGCCTACACACTATCCGTGGCAGCAGACTCCAGCTTGTTGGAGCACGCTTGGTGAGTTGCACTTACCCAATCCTCCTTAAAAGATCAATTAGACTGGAGGGGCTAAGGAGTACAATTGTGTTGTGATACCAAAATCAATAGGGGTTATTTAATACCCCCTCCTCTTTATGAAATATTTATCCCAATAATCTTAGTTAAAATGTTTAGACCTTTCTGTTCTCTACTGGGGCTGCAATCCATCCTGCAATTAGGAGAAAAGGGAGATGGGGCTTTGGAATGAAATAGTCCAATCGGCTCTATTGATGCGTGATcctaagaaaggaaaaaaatatatatacttaaaaGATTATACTTCCATTtctacaaaataaacacaacggATTTCGATCACCAGCCAACAAATGACAAGCCGGGGGTTCATATCAGATACTTTGGATTGTGTTTATAGTTATTAGCATAGGGTATTTTATTTAAGCACTGTTCTTTTTTCCCCAATttaattctctcttttttttaacatgcattgTTTGCCTTCTTTATTAACGTACATGAACTACGCATGTTTGATAATTTTGAACGAAAgttcagataaaaaaaaaaaaacaacataaaaatcaaTTCCATCTGCTGTAACATCCCCAATGGCAGGTATACAAGTTCCCTCAACGTCATGTCTGCTGCCGACTTGTAGAGCAATGGGGTTtctggaaagaaagaaatattgCAGCTCCCCACATAGCTGTCCCCTCTACCCCCCAACTGAGACTATGGCTGAGCCTTAAAAACGTGTTCTTTGGTGCATATCATCATAAAACatactatctatata
This sequence is a window from Amia ocellicauda isolate fAmiCal2 chromosome 17, fAmiCal2.hap1, whole genome shotgun sequence. Protein-coding genes within it:
- the mn1a gene encoding transcriptional activator MN1, which encodes MFGLEQFETQINSRNAGQGERNLNQPRLNMSSHYKSPAFHAAGPPGAVEQGMGPLNEPPMLGLNMNLNGEQYGFHPRGHAEMHAGGLQQQPMHGFFNNQQPHHGHPHGHHPHAHQHHPHFAGNFNGPDPSASCLHGGRLMGYNNSAIGPQQNFAEGFEPLAENQTGEGFGQQQQQQQQQQQQRSNNMPEFQHHSSQNSSHAVPAPCLPLDQSPNRAASFHGLPSSTSSDAHSREPRRMPPQGGVENLEYSYPSETPSGHFDVPVFSPSESESQLPHYGPGRQVAGSSFPGNPAMPRAPGMPGISKVHQQQQQPQQHGVFFERFGNGRKMAVGMEPGVNARHPLMQQQQAGLLARQNSCPPAIPRPPQSESSTANPGMQDNGVMMPGQHNQFEYPIHRLENRNMHPYGDPMFNMQQQPPQQPPNQRLQHFDSPYLNVAKRPRFDFPNNHNAENCATWNSNLHNPPGMENHLSPSAYPGLPGEFTPPVPEGFPPGPPLQHAGPDQQSMQQRQNAAMMIKQMASRNQQQRMRQPNLQQLGHHGDVSQNSMVHGGQVGNMPQPNFEREGGGRMASFDSQNPHMPQENTWFPGPHQPGEMLQRRMGSSSVPGEASPHDMGLQQNGSNMLFRPGVNGMGMQEPMRMPGDGHVQALHSPGMHSQFGNNMGSLSQMQSPGAGVGLPNAPSDRRPGDFPAPPMGAQPSFPFGANRQGPPHNNPPGVNASPGNYPPQSEFTPGQRPSVSKLGALSLGSFSKTSSKDNMFGQSCLAALSTACQNMIASLGAPNLNVTFNKKSQNEGKRKLSQTEQDINSSSTSGNGNAGPEYFQSSASQNSQMPGAGNSNSKPTGQSGTSQPVQGEATTLSPNYNMDPTPGSEGKPTTGSGRGRGRRKRDSGHVSPGIFFPSDNGNPVVSPGQQGPPASTAERGGGTPHEKPLTSPSWGKGSDLLLSDQPDLMSSLDSGIQSVTKSDGSSPHVDFPDDVSTNYGNEDEVSSSSDNNMSKPNRSPMVTSSPKIQRGDHGLMNGQKQMGLSILNNTTSTPDSYGLNNSGAGHPGTPGMEQVRTPSSTSTQDEIHPLEILQAQIQLQRQQFSISEDQPLAMKNKKADCPSQNADNELPSCGTDSGKNAMSTIDLDSLMAEQHATWYIPNDKSLIEGQEDDKPMAPWEKTKPQNNNKEAPDLPQNKSSTAGQNGSHLQCLSVHCTDDIGEAKGRTPVPSWRSLHSDISNRFGTFVAALT